In Dyadobacter sp. NIV53, a single window of DNA contains:
- a CDS encoding DUF1080 domain-containing protein, with the protein MKRFLQYFFLFCFLSNIVFAQKPADKEEWQSLFNGKDLTGWDIKIAGHKVNDNYKNTFIVEDDMIRVNYKEYDKFTTEYGHMYYNKPFSHYKIKLQYRFTGTQVPGGASWNVRNSGIMLHSQSAASLGLDQDFPISLEMQYLGGLDAGERTTGNLCTPGTIVDINGKTTEEHCINSSSKTYNGDQWVTAEAIVLGDSIVYHLIGGDTVLVFTNPKIGGGYVGKDHNFKDGKVASEEEWIKKSGTPLSSGYIALQAESHPIDFKNIELLNLKGCMDPKAANYKSYYQSSDPKSCKYKK; encoded by the coding sequence ATGAAACGCTTTCTTCAATACTTCTTCCTTTTCTGTTTTCTTTCCAATATAGTTTTTGCTCAAAAACCTGCTGACAAAGAAGAATGGCAATCTTTGTTTAATGGTAAAGATCTGACGGGATGGGATATAAAAATTGCCGGTCATAAGGTAAATGACAATTATAAAAACACCTTCATTGTTGAAGATGATATGATCAGGGTTAATTATAAGGAATACGACAAATTCACGACTGAATATGGCCATATGTATTACAACAAGCCATTTTCACATTATAAAATTAAACTGCAGTATCGTTTTACAGGCACCCAGGTTCCTGGTGGTGCATCGTGGAATGTGCGTAACAGCGGTATTATGCTTCATTCGCAGTCAGCAGCAAGCCTAGGCCTGGATCAGGATTTCCCTATTTCGCTCGAAATGCAATATCTGGGTGGCCTCGATGCCGGGGAAAGGACAACCGGAAACCTTTGTACGCCGGGTACCATTGTTGATATTAATGGAAAAACGACTGAGGAACACTGCATCAATTCAAGCTCCAAAACATATAACGGCGATCAATGGGTTACTGCTGAGGCGATTGTATTAGGTGATTCTATTGTATATCATTTGATTGGAGGCGACACAGTGCTGGTATTTACCAACCCAAAAATCGGTGGCGGTTATGTTGGGAAAGACCATAACTTTAAAGATGGAAAAGTTGCCAGCGAAGAAGAATGGATCAAAAAAAGCGGAACACCACTGAGCAGCGGTTACATTGCCCTGCAGGCAGAAAGTCACCCAATCGACTTTAAAAATATAGAATTGCTGAACCTGAAAGGATGTATGGACCCGAAAGCCGCCAACTACAAATCATATTACCAATCTTCTGACCCAAAATCGTGTAAATATAAAAAGTAA
- a CDS encoding right-handed parallel beta-helix repeat-containing protein, which produces MLFRITLPGLLSLMTIYFFTLQSVDGQSVSVAEFNIRPDTYENVTPSIQKAIEFVQNNNKSTLIFPKGRYDFWPDGAIRAKYFVSNTSTEEEDSSKIKTIGMLFKNVKNLTIDGNGSLFIFHGKMTTIVLDQCENVVLKNIHVDFERPTMSEMRYTNVANKSVELEIHPDAKYDITNNQLIWHGEGWKTTHFHGVEFDTTLKTMRYSDWKVFDKSKATEIRPNLVRFETPENSKPKSGNILTVRDIIRDQVGMLILESKNITLEDVGMHYMHGLGIVSQYTENITMRRITCAPRPETKRIIASSADFMHFSGCSGKVTVLDCTFSGAHDDPINIHGTNLRYTQKLENNKLKLRFMHGQSYGFNAFFSGDSVAFVHSESMQRFANGRVKSVEKLSDREVVVTFENAVPEGLVTNDCVENMTRTPEVLIKGNYFTRTNTRGILLTTPRKAVVENNTFFRTGMSAILIEADAEGWFESGPVRNVTIRNNEFIDCAYQGGPGNAVIAINPSNKLADIKKPVHFNISIENNIFRTFDYPVLYAKSTQGLNFSNNTIIRTHELTAQSENKKMFYFNACSNVQISGTKMEGEVLGKNIKLDNMPKSNLKLSGKEKLTIE; this is translated from the coding sequence ATGCTTTTTCGAATCACATTACCCGGACTGCTAAGTCTGATGACCATTTATTTTTTCACTTTACAATCCGTTGATGGCCAGTCTGTGTCTGTTGCAGAATTCAACATCAGGCCGGATACATATGAAAATGTTACTCCATCCATTCAAAAGGCAATTGAATTTGTTCAAAATAATAATAAATCAACACTGATATTTCCAAAAGGACGTTACGATTTCTGGCCGGATGGTGCCATCAGAGCCAAATATTTTGTATCTAATACTTCTACGGAAGAGGAAGATTCTTCTAAAATAAAAACGATTGGCATGCTGTTCAAAAATGTCAAAAACCTGACTATCGACGGCAACGGCTCGCTATTTATTTTTCATGGCAAAATGACAACGATCGTATTGGATCAATGTGAAAATGTGGTTTTGAAAAATATACACGTTGATTTTGAACGGCCTACTATGTCTGAAATGCGTTACACTAATGTAGCAAACAAAAGTGTAGAGCTGGAAATCCATCCTGATGCAAAATACGATATCACAAATAACCAATTGATCTGGCACGGAGAAGGCTGGAAAACAACGCATTTTCATGGCGTAGAGTTTGATACAACGTTGAAAACAATGCGTTACAGCGATTGGAAGGTCTTTGACAAAAGCAAAGCCACAGAAATCCGGCCTAATTTGGTCCGGTTTGAAACTCCTGAAAATTCTAAACCAAAATCCGGCAACATTCTGACCGTTCGTGACATTATCCGTGACCAGGTTGGAATGCTGATCCTTGAAAGTAAAAATATTACACTTGAAGACGTGGGTATGCATTATATGCATGGATTGGGAATTGTAAGCCAGTATACTGAGAACATAACAATGCGGCGCATCACCTGTGCACCACGGCCGGAAACCAAACGAATTATTGCATCCTCGGCCGATTTTATGCATTTTTCAGGATGCAGTGGAAAAGTTACTGTACTTGATTGCACGTTTTCGGGAGCGCATGACGATCCGATTAATATTCATGGAACGAACCTTCGTTATACACAAAAATTAGAGAATAATAAATTGAAGCTAAGGTTTATGCACGGACAGAGTTACGGTTTCAATGCATTTTTTTCAGGCGATTCAGTTGCTTTTGTTCATTCTGAATCCATGCAGCGGTTTGCAAACGGAAGGGTGAAATCTGTTGAAAAACTCAGTGACCGGGAGGTTGTAGTAACTTTTGAAAATGCGGTACCAGAAGGATTAGTAACTAATGATTGTGTTGAAAACATGACCCGGACACCGGAAGTGCTTATTAAAGGAAATTATTTTACGAGAACAAACACGCGTGGTATATTACTGACAACACCCAGGAAAGCCGTGGTTGAGAATAATACTTTTTTCAGAACGGGCATGAGTGCAATCCTGATCGAAGCGGATGCAGAAGGTTGGTTTGAATCCGGGCCGGTACGTAATGTGACGATCCGAAATAATGAATTTATTGACTGTGCATATCAGGGCGGGCCCGGAAATGCGGTAATAGCCATTAATCCTTCTAACAAACTGGCAGATATTAAAAAGCCGGTCCACTTTAATATCAGCATTGAAAATAATATTTTCAGGACTTTTGATTACCCGGTTTTGTATGCAAAAAGTACGCAGGGACTGAATTTTAGCAATAATACAATTATCCGGACCCATGAATTAACTGCTCAGTCGGAAAATAAAAAAATGTTTTATTTCAATGCTTGTTCCAACGTTCAAATAAGCGGGACAAAAATGGAAGGAGAAGTTTTAGGGAAAAATATAAAGCTGGATAATATGCCAAAAAGCAATTTAAAATTGTCAGGAAAAGAAAAACTGACCATAGAATAA
- the rnr gene encoding ribonuclease R, translating to MKPRKESIEQKEVKSPHHIVSYIDNLKADVAAFFDLNSEHSFRPFDVHDHFGVQDKKVRTLFNEILNELEEAGRLVFHNNGTYSAAALKQEKTGLIGRVDRVNKSFAFVIIEGREDDIYVEAEMLNGAWDGDIVKIQPLTKNSRGGRSGRSGDSGKSRTEGRVAEIITRAGKDIVGVIEINRGYAVVQPDNKKLFDPIFIEAEETKEAENGDKVIVKVTEWPTRRSQATGEITEVLGKAGTNDVEMHAILAEFGLPYHFPEEVEAEAQKIPNKIAKKETAKRRDIRDILTFTIDPVDAKDFDDALSLRNLEDGNVEIGVHIADVSHYVLLGTELDKEAYRRATSVYLVDRTVPMLPEKLSNNLCSLRPNEDRLAFSAIFEISPKGKLLKEWFGRTVIHSDRRFSYEEAQQVLDSGEGDHAEELKTMNSLAKIFRKERFKNGAINFDTPEVRFRLDENGKPLGIYQKERHDSNKLIEEFMLLANKRVAEYVYSLSKGEVKNTMVYRIHEAPDPDRLQTFATFVAKLGHKLNVDNENEIAKSMNNMLAEVEGKPEQNLIESLAVRTMAKARYSVDDLGHFGLAFERYSHFTSPIRRYPDVMAHRLLQHYLDGGNSVDKGSYEEKSKHSSERERLAAEAERASIKYKQVEFMSMMDKDTVFDGIITGVTEFGIFVEITETASEGLIRMTDLGDDYYELEKENYRIIGQRTRKIYTFGDAIKVQVKDTNLARRSMDLYLAGNITGSAPRSGNDRGSRSGSRKPKETSSSSSSKNGASKSRTYSRSSSSSGSETKPKRRRR from the coding sequence ATGAAACCAAGAAAAGAATCAATTGAACAAAAAGAGGTCAAATCACCTCATCATATTGTTTCCTACATAGATAATCTGAAAGCAGATGTTGCTGCTTTTTTCGATTTGAACAGCGAACATTCCTTCCGCCCATTTGATGTACATGATCACTTTGGCGTACAGGATAAAAAAGTCCGCACACTATTTAATGAAATTTTAAATGAACTGGAAGAAGCCGGAAGGCTGGTTTTCCACAATAACGGCACCTATTCTGCTGCCGCTTTAAAACAAGAAAAAACAGGGCTTATTGGCCGCGTAGACAGGGTCAACAAATCATTTGCATTCGTGATTATCGAAGGCCGTGAGGATGATATTTATGTAGAGGCAGAAATGCTGAACGGAGCCTGGGATGGTGATATTGTTAAGATTCAGCCATTGACTAAAAATTCCCGCGGAGGCCGGTCTGGCAGAAGCGGTGATTCAGGAAAAAGCAGGACTGAGGGCCGTGTTGCAGAAATTATAACAAGAGCCGGAAAAGATATTGTCGGGGTAATAGAAATAAACCGTGGTTATGCAGTAGTACAGCCGGATAATAAGAAGCTCTTTGACCCGATTTTTATTGAAGCAGAAGAGACAAAAGAAGCTGAAAACGGTGATAAGGTTATTGTAAAAGTAACCGAATGGCCAACACGCAGAAGTCAGGCGACAGGAGAAATTACAGAGGTGCTGGGTAAAGCCGGTACTAATGATGTGGAAATGCACGCAATTCTGGCTGAGTTTGGTTTGCCGTATCATTTTCCGGAAGAGGTTGAGGCCGAGGCGCAAAAAATTCCAAACAAAATAGCTAAAAAAGAAACTGCGAAACGCCGTGATATCAGGGATATTTTAACGTTTACGATTGACCCGGTTGACGCGAAAGATTTTGATGATGCTTTGTCTTTAAGAAATCTGGAAGATGGAAATGTTGAAATAGGCGTTCACATTGCAGATGTTTCACATTACGTTTTGCTAGGAACAGAGCTCGATAAAGAAGCTTATCGCCGTGCTACTTCGGTATATCTGGTAGACAGAACGGTACCTATGCTTCCTGAAAAATTATCTAACAATCTTTGCTCGTTACGTCCAAATGAAGATCGGCTGGCATTTTCGGCAATTTTTGAAATAAGCCCGAAAGGTAAATTACTGAAAGAATGGTTTGGCCGCACTGTTATCCATTCCGACCGCAGGTTTTCTTACGAAGAAGCACAGCAGGTTCTCGATTCAGGAGAAGGCGATCATGCTGAGGAACTGAAAACGATGAACAGTCTGGCTAAAATTTTCAGAAAAGAACGCTTTAAAAACGGTGCAATTAATTTCGATACGCCTGAAGTACGTTTTCGGCTGGATGAAAACGGAAAGCCACTAGGGATTTATCAGAAAGAACGTCACGATTCTAATAAGCTGATTGAAGAATTCATGCTTTTGGCAAATAAAAGAGTAGCCGAATATGTCTATTCTCTTTCCAAAGGTGAAGTGAAAAATACGATGGTTTATCGTATTCACGAGGCGCCCGATCCGGACCGCTTACAAACGTTCGCGACTTTCGTTGCAAAATTAGGCCACAAACTGAATGTGGATAATGAGAACGAAATTGCAAAGTCTATGAATAACATGCTGGCGGAAGTAGAAGGAAAACCGGAACAGAACCTGATCGAATCTCTGGCTGTCCGCACCATGGCAAAAGCCCGTTACAGCGTGGATGATCTCGGACATTTCGGCCTGGCATTTGAGCGTTATTCACATTTCACCTCACCAATCCGCCGTTATCCTGATGTGATGGCACACCGGTTGCTTCAGCATTATCTGGATGGTGGCAATTCGGTAGATAAAGGTTCATACGAAGAAAAATCAAAACACTCTTCGGAACGTGAGCGTCTTGCGGCTGAGGCCGAAAGAGCTTCTATCAAGTACAAACAAGTGGAGTTCATGAGTATGATGGACAAAGACACAGTATTCGATGGTATCATTACCGGCGTTACAGAATTCGGGATATTTGTTGAAATTACTGAAACTGCTTCCGAAGGCCTGATCAGAATGACCGACCTTGGTGATGATTATTACGAACTTGAAAAAGAGAATTATCGTATTATCGGGCAGCGTACCAGAAAAATTTACACGTTTGGAGATGCGATAAAAGTACAGGTAAAAGATACCAATCTGGCAAGAAGAAGTATGGATCTCTATCTGGCAGGAAATATAACAGGATCTGCTCCGCGTTCCGGAAATGACAGAGGTTCCAGATCAGGCAGCAGAAAACCAAAAGAAACGAGCAGTAGTTCATCATCCAAAAATGGTGCATCCAAAAGCCGTACCTATTCAAGAAGCTCTTCATCGTCGGGCTCGGAAACGAAACCAAAGAGAAGAAGACGCTAG
- a CDS encoding 3'-5' exonuclease, whose translation MTDEFRKRAKNFLLLDIETVAAHASYAMLPERMQKLWDKKATSLRKGDETTSNADYFYDRSAIYSEFGKVICIAFGGFYWNENDEMCFKVRSFSGHDEVKLLMEFKALIEKYPADQLVLCAHNGKEFDFPYICRRMLIHGIQIPKALQISGKKPWEILHQDTMELWKFGDYKNYTSLDLLAAIFDIPGSKNEMSGDQVTRVYYEEKDLEKICRYCREDVVVLAQVYLRQNGFNTVHEDNIVRVD comes from the coding sequence ATGACAGATGAATTCCGTAAACGGGCCAAAAATTTCCTGCTGCTGGATATTGAAACAGTAGCTGCCCATGCTTCCTATGCCATGCTGCCGGAAAGAATGCAAAAGCTTTGGGACAAAAAAGCAACGAGCCTCAGAAAAGGAGATGAAACTACTTCCAATGCTGATTACTTTTATGACAGAAGTGCCATTTATTCTGAATTCGGTAAAGTAATTTGTATTGCTTTTGGTGGATTCTACTGGAATGAAAATGATGAAATGTGTTTTAAAGTCCGTAGCTTTTCGGGTCATGATGAAGTAAAACTGCTCATGGAATTTAAGGCGCTGATTGAAAAATATCCTGCCGACCAACTGGTCCTTTGTGCCCATAATGGCAAAGAATTCGATTTCCCTTATATATGCCGGCGAATGCTGATCCATGGAATTCAGATCCCAAAAGCATTGCAGATTTCGGGAAAGAAACCGTGGGAAATTTTGCACCAGGATACAATGGAACTCTGGAAATTCGGCGATTATAAAAATTACACTTCGCTGGATCTTCTGGCTGCCATTTTTGATATTCCGGGCAGTAAAAACGAAATGAGCGGCGACCAGGTTACGAGGGTTTATTATGAAGAGAAAGACCTTGAAAAAATTTGCCGATATTGCAGAGAAGACGTCGTCGTACTGGCGCAGGTTTATTTAAGACAAAATGGTTTTAATACCGTACATGAAGATAATATTGTGAGGGTAGATTAA
- the lipB gene encoding lipoyl(octanoyl) transferase LipB — MNTLINKKVNFQDLGLIDYQEAWDYQEKVFAETIAVKTQNRNLPASEQIPTPNHLLFCQHPHVYTLGKSGKQDHLLLDDDDLIKKEAKYYKINRGGDITYHGPGQLVGYPILDLDNFFTDIHRYMRMLEEAIILTIADYGLDGGRISGLTGVWLDHLEQKNPRKICALGVKSSRWVTMHGFALNVNTDLAYFGNIVPCGIQDKAVTSMSAETGYDIDMKEVSDKLKNYLAGLFEMEILPSSMERQEQNEILK, encoded by the coding sequence ATGAATACCCTCATCAACAAAAAAGTAAACTTTCAGGATTTAGGACTGATTGATTATCAGGAAGCCTGGGATTATCAGGAAAAGGTTTTTGCAGAAACGATTGCGGTTAAAACACAGAATAGAAATTTACCGGCCAGTGAACAAATTCCAACGCCTAATCATCTGCTTTTTTGCCAGCACCCGCATGTATATACCTTAGGAAAGAGCGGCAAACAGGATCACCTGCTTTTAGATGATGATGATCTGATTAAAAAAGAAGCCAAATATTATAAGATCAATCGTGGTGGTGATATTACGTACCACGGCCCGGGACAGCTGGTAGGTTACCCGATTCTGGATCTGGATAATTTTTTTACGGATATTCATCGTTATATGCGTATGTTGGAGGAAGCAATTATCCTGACTATCGCAGATTATGGACTGGACGGAGGTAGAATAAGCGGACTGACCGGTGTTTGGCTGGATCATCTGGAACAAAAAAATCCCAGAAAAATATGTGCTCTGGGTGTAAAATCAAGCAGGTGGGTTACTATGCACGGATTTGCGCTGAATGTAAATACGGATCTGGCTTATTTCGGAAATATTGTGCCCTGCGGTATCCAGGATAAAGCAGTGACTTCCATGTCCGCTGAAACCGGGTACGATATTGATATGAAAGAAGTGTCGGATAAACTGAAAAATTACTTGGCCGGATTATTTGAAATGGAAATATTACCGTCATCCATGGAACGGCAGGAACAAAATGAAATATTAAAATGA
- a CDS encoding YraN family protein gives MAAHNDTGNWGEEKAAAFLSENGFEIIEKNYRHKHMEIDLIVTKNKMLIFVEVKTRSGTGFGMPEEFVNYTKARLIMKAAEHYIFDKDWHFDIRFDIVSILILPNGELNIRHIEDAFC, from the coding sequence ATGGCCGCACACAACGATACAGGTAATTGGGGAGAGGAAAAAGCAGCAGCTTTTTTATCAGAAAACGGTTTTGAAATTATAGAGAAAAACTACCGTCATAAACACATGGAAATCGATCTGATTGTTACAAAAAATAAGATGCTGATTTTCGTAGAAGTAAAAACCCGAAGCGGAACCGGGTTTGGAATGCCCGAAGAATTTGTGAATTATACCAAAGCAAGGCTGATCATGAAAGCGGCCGAGCATTATATTTTTGATAAAGACTGGCACTTCGATATCCGGTTTGATATTGTATCTATTTTGATACTCCCAAACGGCGAGCTGAACATCAGGCACATTGAAGATGCATTTTGTTAG
- a CDS encoding PVC-type heme-binding CxxCH protein — protein MLPITNSAVFFYLSKFAFFALTAVLLLFPETRQSVISWVPPVKSSILSFQDTSRLYLPDDLEATLWAEAPLFYNPTNMDIDAKGRVWITEAVNYRDFNTKPDERLSHKQKGDRIMILEDKNGDGKAESSKVFTEDTLLTSPLGIAVIGNKVIVSCAPSLIIYTDTNNDDKPDKREIFLTGFGGFDHDHSLHSLVAGPDGRYYFNTGNAGPHHVTDKSGWTLHSGSLYTGGTPYNKENHGNQKSDDGRIWVGGLALRINPDGTGLKVLGHNFRNSYEVCLDSYGNMWQNDNDDQVITCRVSFLQENGNAGYFSADGTRFWQADRRPGQDMFTTHWHQEDPGVMPAGDNTGAGSPTGIVFYEGDALGQQYRGMLLSCEAGRNVIFAYQPEKYGAGFNLKRKDLISSFPQASERYEWYETDNDTRKWFRPSDISVGPDGALYIADWYDPVVGGHAMKDKNGYGRIYRITPKGKKLTVPKMDLNTTSGLIEALKNPAVNVRVLGFEGLKKQGDKPVEDVKKLLTADNPYYRARAIWLLAQLGEKGKTEVEKLLESPDAAFRLTSFRALKAVNGANKYFEQMSRDSDPAVRREVGIALRDISYEDSKNSIFQLIKGYDGKDPWMLEAIGTASDGKESQVYKYIREMDKENPENWSVKLANIIWRLHPKEAIGDLQVRAGSSKVTEAERRKALTAIGFIKYKNAAEAMIALSKSDLPDVASGASWWLNFRKTNDWADLLNWEETAAEVMTPAYRQMLEMKKIISNSGKPLSERIEVAKKMAIDKNGGDILVDMRVQGQLPDTIAKSVSDIIFKNPDQNVRVIASQFFPRNGKVLKTDFISRMSGNPKQGEKLFASNCAACHKHGENGADIGPDLTEIHKKFDKAALLDAIINPSANMVFGYESYTIVTKKNEIYFGFLLSDGPSVVLKDASGQRHIIKSEQIKSREKMPLSLMPEPTALGLDEQDLADLTGYLLSIK, from the coding sequence ATGCTTCCAATTACCAATTCGGCTGTATTTTTCTATCTTTCAAAATTTGCATTTTTCGCGCTGACTGCCGTACTGTTGCTTTTCCCGGAAACAAGGCAATCAGTTATAAGTTGGGTTCCGCCTGTTAAATCCAGTATTCTCTCATTTCAGGATACTTCCCGCCTTTATCTTCCTGACGACCTCGAAGCTACGCTTTGGGCAGAGGCTCCGTTATTTTACAATCCAACCAATATGGATATAGACGCAAAGGGAAGAGTATGGATCACAGAAGCTGTAAATTATCGTGATTTCAATACGAAGCCCGATGAACGCCTTAGTCATAAACAGAAAGGCGACCGCATAATGATCCTGGAAGATAAAAATGGAGATGGAAAAGCGGAGTCTTCGAAAGTATTTACAGAAGATACCTTGCTGACTTCACCATTGGGTATTGCAGTTATTGGGAATAAAGTCATTGTTTCTTGCGCGCCAAGTCTGATTATTTACACAGATACAAACAATGATGACAAACCCGACAAAAGGGAAATATTTTTAACCGGTTTTGGCGGTTTCGATCACGATCATTCCCTGCATTCGCTCGTAGCCGGGCCCGACGGAAGGTATTATTTCAATACAGGAAATGCTGGCCCGCACCATGTTACCGATAAAAGCGGCTGGACGCTTCACAGCGGAAGTTTGTATACTGGCGGAACTCCTTATAATAAAGAAAATCATGGCAATCAGAAGTCGGACGACGGGCGTATTTGGGTAGGAGGGCTTGCATTACGCATAAATCCTGACGGAACCGGATTAAAAGTTTTGGGACATAATTTCAGGAACAGCTATGAGGTTTGTCTGGATAGTTATGGTAATATGTGGCAAAATGATAATGACGATCAGGTTATTACGTGCCGGGTTTCATTTTTACAGGAAAACGGGAATGCAGGTTATTTTTCAGCTGACGGTACCCGTTTCTGGCAGGCAGACCGCCGGCCGGGACAGGATATGTTCACTACTCACTGGCATCAGGAAGATCCTGGTGTAATGCCTGCCGGAGATAACACCGGTGCAGGTTCGCCAACAGGAATTGTCTTTTATGAAGGCGATGCTTTGGGGCAGCAATACAGAGGAATGCTGTTGAGCTGTGAAGCAGGAAGGAACGTAATTTTTGCCTACCAGCCTGAAAAGTACGGGGCAGGATTTAATTTGAAACGTAAAGATTTAATCAGTTCATTTCCACAAGCTTCTGAACGTTACGAATGGTATGAAACGGATAATGATACGAGAAAATGGTTTCGTCCGTCAGATATTTCCGTGGGGCCGGATGGTGCATTATACATTGCCGACTGGTACGATCCGGTTGTAGGCGGGCATGCGATGAAGGATAAAAATGGTTATGGAAGAATTTACAGAATTACTCCAAAAGGGAAAAAACTGACTGTGCCAAAAATGGACCTGAACACAACTAGCGGTTTAATAGAAGCCCTGAAAAATCCGGCGGTAAATGTACGCGTGCTCGGTTTTGAGGGATTGAAAAAGCAGGGAGACAAGCCGGTTGAGGATGTAAAAAAATTACTTACTGCCGACAACCCTTATTATCGGGCGAGGGCAATCTGGTTATTGGCCCAATTGGGAGAAAAAGGTAAAACAGAAGTCGAGAAGTTATTGGAATCGCCTGACGCGGCGTTTCGGCTCACTTCCTTTCGGGCTTTGAAGGCAGTGAATGGGGCAAATAAATATTTTGAGCAAATGTCACGGGATTCTGATCCGGCAGTTCGTCGTGAAGTTGGTATTGCATTGAGGGACATCTCGTATGAGGATTCCAAAAACAGTATTTTCCAGCTTATAAAAGGATATGATGGCAAAGATCCGTGGATGCTGGAAGCAATCGGAACTGCTTCGGACGGAAAAGAAAGTCAGGTATATAAATACATTCGCGAAATGGATAAAGAAAATCCAGAGAACTGGTCTGTAAAACTTGCTAATATAATCTGGCGGCTACATCCCAAAGAAGCAATTGGCGATCTGCAAGTCCGAGCCGGCTCATCAAAAGTAACAGAAGCTGAACGGCGTAAAGCGCTCACTGCAATTGGTTTTATAAAATATAAAAATGCTGCCGAAGCTATGATAGCTTTATCCAAATCTGACTTACCGGATGTTGCGTCGGGAGCCTCGTGGTGGCTGAATTTCAGAAAGACCAATGATTGGGCAGATCTTTTAAACTGGGAAGAAACAGCAGCTGAGGTTATGACTCCGGCTTACAGGCAAATGCTGGAAATGAAAAAAATAATTTCTAACTCAGGAAAACCATTATCTGAGCGGATTGAAGTGGCGAAAAAAATGGCCATCGACAAAAACGGGGGCGATATATTGGTTGATATGCGCGTTCAGGGACAATTGCCGGACACCATTGCCAAATCAGTAAGTGACATTATCTTCAAAAATCCGGATCAGAATGTTAGGGTTATTGCCAGCCAGTTTTTTCCAAGAAATGGCAAAGTTTTGAAAACGGATTTTATTTCCAGAATGAGCGGAAATCCAAAACAAGGAGAAAAGCTGTTTGCATCCAATTGTGCTGCATGCCATAAACACGGTGAAAACGGTGCAGACATCGGGCCGGATCTTACTGAAATCCATAAAAAATTTGACAAAGCAGCGCTTCTGGATGCAATTATTAATCCTTCGGCAAATATGGTTTTTGGTTATGAAAGTTATACGATCGTTACTAAAAAAAATGAAATCTATTTTGGCTTTCTCCTGAGTGATGGTCCAAGTGTTGTTTTGAAAGATGCTTCCGGGCAACGTCACATAATCAAATCAGAGCAGATCAAAAGCAGGGAAAAAATGCCTTTGTCGTTAATGCCTGAACCTACTGCACTGGGACTGGACGAACAGGATCTGGCTGATCTGACTGGATATCTTTTAAGCATTAAATAG
- a CDS encoding RNA polymerase sigma factor, whose amino-acid sequence MLESKRLSEQKLIEALRSGDEDAFTAIYKEYWYRMFLVANRKLQNREVAEEMIQDIFTKLWKDREKTRIIHLDYYLFSAVRYEVIDHIRACGPQNEYLAYYQAFSNFEDFSTENTIAFNDLVETIDKGLDILPEKSKEIFKLNRIEQWSVSKIAHHFDLSEKAVEYHLTKATKSVRTYLKETLVSVYLIIAAFLS is encoded by the coding sequence ATGTTGGAGAGTAAGCGGTTATCTGAGCAAAAACTGATAGAAGCATTACGTAGTGGGGATGAAGACGCGTTTACTGCTATTTACAAGGAATACTGGTACCGGATGTTTCTGGTGGCTAACCGGAAATTGCAAAACCGGGAGGTTGCAGAAGAGATGATTCAGGACATTTTTACAAAACTTTGGAAAGACCGCGAAAAAACCCGGATTATTCATCTGGACTATTATCTTTTTTCGGCAGTACGTTATGAAGTAATTGATCACATACGCGCTTGCGGCCCGCAAAATGAATACCTGGCTTATTACCAGGCTTTCTCAAACTTTGAAGATTTCAGTACTGAAAATACTATTGCGTTCAACGACCTGGTCGAAACAATTGATAAAGGGCTGGATATTTTACCTGAAAAATCAAAAGAAATATTTAAGCTGAACCGCATTGAACAATGGTCGGTTTCCAAAATTGCTCACCATTTCGACTTATCCGAAAAGGCGGTTGAATATCATCTTACCAAGGCAACAAAATCTGTCAGGACGTATCTTAAAGAAACACTGGTTTCTGTTTATCTGATCATTGCTGCATTTCTGAGCTAA